From Xiphophorus hellerii strain 12219 chromosome 9, Xiphophorus_hellerii-4.1, whole genome shotgun sequence, a single genomic window includes:
- the LOC116725462 gene encoding 5-hydroxytryptamine receptor 3A-like, with protein sequence MSVPTQVRISFTLFGILGVDEKSQVLTTFIWESLEWKNEFTIWDPVECGVEWIAVARNLLWVPDIVINEFMEKNLAPSVPYTYLHFSGVVYDSLPVRVVSSCSLNIYLFPFDIQTCTFTFNSYVHLSKYKLC encoded by the exons ATGTCGGTCCCAACCCAAGTTAGAATTTCCTTCACTCTCTTTGGCATTTTGGGAGTA GATGAGAAGTCCCAGGTACTGACAACTTTCATTTGGGAATCTTTA GAGTGGAAAAACGAATTTACTATTTGGGACCCAGTGGAATGTGGCGTTGAATGGATTGCAGTTGCACGAAACCTTCTCTGGGTGCCAGATATCGTCATCAACGAGTT CATGGAGAAGAACTTAGCACCAAGCGTCCCGTACACCTACCTTCATTTCAGTGGTGTTGTTTATGATAGCTTGCCTGTCAGAGTTGTGAGCTCCTGCAGTCTCAACATCTACCTGTTTCCATTTGATATTCAAACTTGCACTTTCACTTTCAATTCCTACGTACACCTCAGTAAGTACAAACTATGTTGA